One Pseudomonas sp. HOU2 genomic window carries:
- a CDS encoding TadE/TadG family type IV pilus assembly protein: MKTGFAKSQAGAVAIEFALVFVIFFAVFYALVSYSLPFVLMQTFNEATSEAVRRSVAVDPNTPGYASVVVSTANTALTQQLQWVPSALNLVVGVDTSAVYDATQGTLTVRVDYPTSKLNQVIPFLVLPGVGAVPSLPATLSAASSLKF, translated from the coding sequence ATGAAAACCGGCTTCGCAAAATCACAGGCAGGCGCAGTGGCGATCGAATTCGCCTTGGTATTCGTGATTTTTTTCGCCGTGTTCTACGCGCTGGTCAGCTACAGCCTGCCGTTTGTATTGATGCAGACTTTCAACGAGGCGACGTCCGAAGCGGTGCGCCGCAGCGTCGCAGTCGACCCCAACACTCCCGGTTACGCCTCCGTGGTGGTGAGCACTGCCAATACCGCGCTGACCCAGCAGTTGCAGTGGGTGCCATCAGCGCTGAACCTGGTGGTCGGCGTCGACACCTCGGCGGTGTATGACGCCACTCAAGGTACGCTGACGGTCAGGGTCGATTACCCCACCAGCAAGCTCAATCAGGTCATTCCGTTTCTGGTGCTGCCGGGCGTGGGTGCAGTGCCGAGTCTGCCCGCCACCCTCTCCGCCGCGTCGAGCCTGAAATTTTGA
- a CDS encoding prepilin peptidase, translated as MQSLVLLIWLAMCAAQDARQRRISNVLTFGAGALALIYLLVTGTTWLGADAQQGLWAGVIALVLTLPGYFMGRMGAGDVKLMTAMGLATNGLFILCAFIGAGIASLLWLLIAPRVWLHMSQRLREHLRYMEPGASKKLPFAPFVLLGVLASIHWIH; from the coding sequence ATGCAGAGTTTAGTTCTCCTGATCTGGCTGGCCATGTGCGCCGCCCAGGATGCCCGGCAACGGCGCATCTCTAATGTGCTGACGTTCGGTGCAGGAGCGCTGGCGCTGATCTACCTGCTGGTCACCGGGACGACGTGGCTCGGTGCCGATGCGCAGCAGGGACTTTGGGCGGGCGTGATTGCTCTGGTGTTGACCTTGCCGGGGTATTTCATGGGCCGGATGGGCGCAGGCGATGTGAAATTAATGACAGCCATGGGCCTTGCGACGAACGGTTTATTCATTCTTTGTGCGTTTATCGGCGCGGGTATCGCCAGTCTGCTCTGGCTACTGATCGCGCCAAGAGTCTGGCTTCATATGAGTCAACGACTTAGAGAACATCTTCGATATATGGAGCCGGGAGCGTCAAAGAAGCTGCCATTTGCACCGTTCGTGCTGCTGGGGGTACTGGCTTCGATTCATTGGATCCATTAG
- a CDS encoding response regulator transcription factor, with protein MNKLTSAVKVLVVDDQPLIVEELCEFLESSGYRCVPCESSTQAIERFSEDVEIGLVLSDLHMPDMDGIQLVQELQRISGKHRVFEAIMLTGRADKQDVIKALRAGIADYYQKPIQLDELLEGVKRQEAALQERHKNVQLGHLNQKLQFLSESIDDLYQDLDKVRRNPAAVVKDMLGGDSAEAEQEIPAIFNQLSPRQLDVARLVGKGQTNYQIACELGITENTVKLYVSQVLRLTHMHNRTQLALALSPSASAARQRVTAH; from the coding sequence GTGAACAAGCTTACGTCGGCGGTAAAAGTGCTCGTGGTCGATGATCAACCGTTGATTGTCGAAGAGTTGTGCGAGTTTCTCGAAAGCAGCGGTTACCGCTGTGTGCCGTGTGAATCCAGCACGCAGGCGATCGAACGGTTCAGCGAAGACGTGGAAATCGGCCTGGTGCTGAGCGATCTGCACATGCCGGACATGGACGGTATTCAACTGGTGCAGGAGCTGCAACGCATCAGCGGCAAACACCGGGTGTTCGAAGCGATCATGCTCACCGGGCGCGCCGACAAACAGGACGTGATCAAGGCGCTGCGCGCCGGGATTGCCGATTACTATCAGAAGCCGATCCAGCTGGATGAACTGCTCGAAGGCGTGAAGCGTCAGGAAGCGGCCCTGCAAGAGCGGCACAAGAATGTGCAGTTGGGACACCTGAACCAGAAGCTGCAGTTTCTCTCGGAATCCATCGACGATCTCTACCAGGACCTGGACAAGGTCCGGCGCAATCCGGCGGCGGTGGTCAAAGACATGCTCGGCGGCGACAGTGCCGAAGCCGAGCAGGAGATTCCGGCGATCTTCAATCAGCTGTCACCACGGCAACTGGACGTGGCGCGGCTGGTGGGCAAAGGGCAGACCAACTATCAGATCGCCTGCGAGTTGGGCATCACCGAAAACACCGTGAAATTGTATGTCTCGCAGGTGTTGCGCCTGACCCATATGCACAACCGCACCCAGTTGGCATTGGCGCTATCACCCAGTGCTTCGGCCGCCCGTCAGCGTGTGACAGCACACTGA
- a CDS encoding response regulator, whose protein sequence is MTASSLPRQQLLLVDDEEDALLELAELLEGEGFVCHTATSVKLALHHLTRYPDIALVITDLRMPEESGMSLIKRLREHTSRQHLPVIVTSGHADMEDVSDMLRLQVLDLFRKPIYHVRLLETLDNLFPKPKTQAG, encoded by the coding sequence ATGACTGCTTCCTCACTCCCCCGCCAACAGTTGCTTCTGGTTGACGATGAAGAGGATGCGTTGCTTGAGTTGGCCGAGCTACTGGAGGGCGAGGGCTTTGTCTGCCACACCGCGACGTCGGTGAAACTCGCCCTGCATCACCTCACTCGCTATCCGGACATCGCCCTGGTGATCACCGATCTGCGCATGCCGGAGGAGTCCGGCATGTCGCTGATCAAGCGTCTGCGCGAGCACACCTCACGCCAGCATCTGCCGGTGATCGTGACCTCCGGACATGCCGACATGGAAGACGTCAGCGACATGCTGCGTCTGCAGGTGCTGGACCTGTTTCGCAAGCCGATCTACCACGTGCGCCTGCTGGAAACCCTGGACAATCTGTTCCCCAAACCGAAGACGCAGGCCGGGTAA
- a CDS encoding Flp family type IVb pilin — MIVEYLILRLRSFLASTEAASAIEYAIVVAMVAVVVVVFITPLGAKIFAIFNNVLVSLGGTAQTAPVQTP, encoded by the coding sequence ATGATCGTTGAATACCTGATATTGCGCCTGAGGTCCTTTCTGGCCAGCACGGAAGCCGCTTCAGCCATCGAGTACGCGATTGTCGTGGCTATGGTGGCGGTCGTGGTGGTGGTGTTCATCACACCGCTGGGCGCGAAAATCTTTGCGATTTTCAACAACGTCCTGGTATCCCTCGGCGGCACTGCACAAACCGCTCCGGTGCAAACCCCCTGA
- a CDS encoding Flp family type IVb pilin — MIIDYLLARARLLCRSEEGASAIEYAIVVAMVAVVVVVFVTPIGDKVLAIFNLVLTKLGGTAQSRVAP, encoded by the coding sequence ATGATCATCGACTATCTACTGGCCAGGGCCAGGCTGCTGTGCAGAAGTGAAGAAGGCGCGTCTGCCATCGAATACGCAATTGTGGTGGCAATGGTGGCTGTCGTGGTTGTGGTGTTTGTGACGCCCATCGGCGACAAGGTGCTGGCCATTTTCAACCTGGTGCTGACCAAGCTCGGTGGCACGGCACAGAGCAGAGTCGCGCCTTAA
- the cpaB gene encoding Flp pilus assembly protein CpaB — protein sequence MNSRVTMGLAAVLLLGAIVVGYWGLVLSRQPTPVAQVPAAPAVAMEKTVAAAEDQTRQPVVVLLHDVPPFTPLTAADVAVEKLRSAPAGSLSSVDQAVGRTPWRHLSAGTWLNDESFQAGGSLARMIHSDERALTVAVDEVIGAAGQLIPGDYVDVLLYLRQDASNLQQSAQIVVPAMRVLGVGEQYGLTNDGQPANPALSADEKLKQDQRRIAARTVVLAVPEQLLSRMMLATQVGTLRLAVRSSEEQRLAKYWAGETQSPAHVDNANSQLFQFTQLALGAAPKAPAAGGHGGARPMEVIRGNQLSQQAP from the coding sequence ATGAACAGTCGCGTCACCATGGGTCTTGCAGCAGTGCTGCTGTTGGGAGCAATCGTCGTCGGTTACTGGGGCCTGGTCCTCAGTCGGCAACCGACTCCCGTTGCCCAGGTGCCTGCCGCCCCGGCAGTCGCTATGGAAAAAACCGTGGCCGCCGCCGAAGATCAGACCCGCCAGCCAGTGGTCGTGTTGTTGCACGATGTCCCGCCGTTCACGCCGCTCACGGCTGCCGATGTGGCAGTGGAGAAACTGCGCAGTGCGCCAGCCGGCAGCCTTTCCAGCGTCGACCAAGCGGTGGGTCGCACGCCGTGGCGGCACCTGAGCGCTGGCACCTGGCTCAACGATGAAAGCTTTCAGGCCGGTGGCTCACTGGCACGGATGATTCACAGTGATGAGCGCGCGTTGACCGTGGCCGTGGACGAAGTGATTGGCGCCGCCGGGCAACTGATCCCCGGCGACTACGTTGATGTGCTGCTCTACCTGCGTCAGGACGCGAGCAATCTGCAGCAGTCGGCGCAGATCGTCGTACCGGCGATGCGCGTGCTCGGTGTTGGTGAGCAATACGGCCTGACCAACGATGGGCAGCCCGCCAACCCAGCCTTGAGCGCCGACGAAAAACTCAAACAGGATCAACGCCGGATTGCTGCGCGCACCGTGGTGCTGGCGGTGCCCGAACAATTGCTCAGCCGGATGATGCTCGCCACTCAGGTCGGCACGTTGCGCCTGGCCGTGCGCAGCAGCGAAGAACAGCGTCTGGCCAAGTACTGGGCCGGTGAAACCCAGTCACCGGCGCACGTGGATAACGCCAACAGCCAGCTCTTCCAGTTCACCCAACTGGCCCTCGGTGCCGCGCCGAAAGCGCCGGCCGCTGGCGGCCATGGCGGTGCGCGGCCGATGGAAGTGATCCGCGGCAATCAGCTTTCCCAACAAGCCCCATGA
- a CDS encoding type II and III secretion system protein family protein, which produces MQSRFRPLLTPLVRALILMGLSINAAIAATGNCSALGRMPPVIEIGEGFQQDIQSPVAITRVAIGDPKIADVHDTGSASFLLTGVAPGATSLMVWTSCSSEPRQSMVFVKGSATAALTSASRMPSDDPTLPSQVQTDIRFVEVSRTKLKEATASLIGTRGNFLFGSPGTLPPIDGVPTPRLPVDNGLFNFSWIGGKTMAIINALETSGFAYTLARPSLVALSGQSASFLAGGEIPIPVPSAGSDNVSIEYKEFGIRLTLTPTVISHDRIALKVAPEVSELDLSNAVQIAGTTVPALTIRRTDTSVSLADGESFVISGLISTTNTSQVNKFPGLGDIPVLGAFFKGSQIKREERELLMIVTPHLVQPLAADAQLPSLPGEKLRNYDPNFYRMFFLENGNFDKRSGLSQ; this is translated from the coding sequence ATGCAGAGTCGATTCAGGCCGCTATTAACACCTTTAGTCCGGGCCTTGATACTGATGGGACTGTCGATCAACGCCGCCATCGCGGCCACCGGCAATTGCTCGGCACTCGGCCGTATGCCGCCGGTGATCGAGATCGGCGAAGGCTTCCAGCAGGACATCCAGTCGCCGGTGGCGATCACCCGCGTGGCCATCGGCGACCCGAAAATCGCCGACGTGCACGACACCGGCAGCGCCTCGTTTCTACTCACCGGGGTGGCTCCCGGCGCCACCAGCCTGATGGTCTGGACGTCGTGTTCCAGCGAGCCGCGCCAGAGCATGGTGTTCGTCAAGGGCAGTGCCACCGCCGCACTGACCAGCGCCAGCAGAATGCCTTCCGACGATCCGACACTGCCCTCGCAAGTGCAGACCGACATTCGTTTCGTCGAAGTCAGCCGCACCAAACTCAAGGAAGCCACCGCTTCGCTGATCGGCACCCGGGGCAATTTCCTGTTTGGTTCGCCCGGTACGTTGCCACCCATCGACGGCGTGCCGACGCCGAGACTGCCGGTGGATAACGGCTTGTTCAACTTTTCGTGGATCGGTGGCAAGACCATGGCGATCATCAACGCCCTGGAAACCAGCGGTTTCGCCTACACCCTTGCGCGCCCCAGCCTGGTGGCGCTGAGCGGGCAGAGCGCAAGCTTTCTGGCCGGTGGTGAAATCCCGATTCCGGTGCCTAGCGCCGGCAGCGACAACGTGTCGATCGAATACAAGGAGTTCGGTATCCGCCTGACCCTGACGCCGACTGTCATCAGCCACGACCGCATCGCGCTGAAAGTCGCACCGGAAGTCAGCGAACTGGATCTGAGTAACGCCGTGCAAATCGCCGGCACTACCGTGCCGGCCCTGACCATTCGCCGCACCGACACCAGCGTTTCGCTGGCCGACGGCGAAAGCTTCGTGATCAGCGGCCTGATCAGCACCACCAACACCTCGCAGGTGAACAAGTTTCCGGGGCTGGGCGATATCCCGGTGCTCGGCGCCTTCTTCAAAGGCTCGCAGATCAAGCGCGAAGAGCGTGAACTGCTGATGATCGTCACCCCGCACCTGGTGCAGCCACTGGCGGCGGACGCGCAACTGCCGTCGTTGCCGGGGGAAAAACTGCGCAACTACGACCCGAATTTCTACCGCATGTTCTTCCTCGAAAACGGCAACTTCGACAAACGCAGTGGGCTGTCCCAATGA